From the genome of Ignavibacteriales bacterium, one region includes:
- a CDS encoding TonB-dependent receptor: MKNNYYLLVLIFLFPFLLNAQTKINGKISDKNNNPLPGANIYIKDSYDGITSKEDGSYSFKTNEKGDAVLVASFVGYKKYENKVNLKKGELKIDIILEEEITQMSAVVVSAGSFEASDEKKGVILRPLDVLTTGSEADLYSTLTTLPGAQKIGETEGLFVRGGSAAESKTIVDEMIVQRPFFSSVPDLPSRGRFSPMLFKGTVFSTGGYSAQYGQALSSALILKSQDLAPQTISSINLMVFGLGGSHTERWENTSLAFEGMYYNLSPYNNVFKQRVEYDKSPEGIELSSNFRQKLFKNGMLKAYISYNSSDLGLYLPNLDNFPSKDHYSLKSKNYYSNVSYRDIWGDDWNVFVGSSYSLDQDRMIIAGNSISSDQMLIQSKITANKKITENTYITAGVEIQKTDYDDSYNQYSSHMTEIFTAGFAETDLYFTNDLAAKIGIRAEHSKILNKFNIAPRISFAYRLGAFDQINFAFGRFYQTPEKDMLVQYKDFNYENADHFIANYQYIGDGHTFRIELYYKNYHNLVKGSVFTFPYFNVPLVPFSNDGKGYAKGVDLFWRDSKTFTYCDYWLSYSYLDTKRDFRNYPIMAYPTFASPHTFSVVFKRWFESIAAYLAVTYTHASGRPYFNPNNSQFLGDRAGSYNNLSANISFITNWFKNYSVIFFSIDNLPGFANVYGYRYSSDGKISNAVIPPTLRTFFLGVFISMGILNQNQ; this comes from the coding sequence ATGAAAAATAATTACTACCTACTAGTTTTAATCTTTTTATTTCCATTTCTACTTAATGCGCAAACAAAAATAAACGGAAAGATTTCCGACAAAAATAACAATCCTCTTCCCGGCGCCAACATTTATATCAAAGACAGTTATGACGGCATTACTTCAAAAGAGGACGGAAGTTATTCCTTCAAAACGAATGAGAAGGGAGACGCTGTTCTTGTAGCTAGTTTTGTCGGTTACAAAAAGTATGAGAACAAAGTCAATTTGAAAAAAGGTGAATTGAAAATTGATATCATACTTGAAGAGGAAATAACTCAAATGAGCGCCGTAGTTGTTTCAGCGGGCTCTTTTGAAGCGAGCGATGAAAAGAAAGGTGTAATACTAAGACCCCTTGATGTTTTAACCACCGGATCCGAAGCCGATCTTTACAGCACATTAACAACACTGCCTGGCGCTCAAAAGATTGGAGAAACAGAAGGGCTCTTTGTCCGCGGAGGTTCAGCGGCGGAATCAAAAACAATTGTTGACGAGATGATTGTTCAAAGACCTTTTTTCAGCAGTGTTCCGGATTTGCCATCACGAGGAAGATTTTCGCCAATGCTTTTTAAAGGAACGGTTTTTAGTACCGGTGGATATTCTGCACAATACGGCCAGGCTCTTTCATCAGCACTTATTTTGAAATCACAAGATCTTGCACCGCAAACGATCAGTTCAATTAACCTGATGGTATTCGGACTCGGCGGATCGCATACAGAAAGATGGGAAAATACATCACTCGCATTTGAAGGAATGTATTACAATCTTAGTCCATACAACAATGTTTTTAAGCAAAGAGTAGAATATGATAAATCTCCTGAAGGCATCGAACTTTCTTCTAACTTCCGGCAGAAACTTTTTAAAAACGGCATGCTGAAAGCATATATTTCATATAACAGTTCAGATCTTGGTCTCTACCTTCCGAATTTAGATAATTTTCCTTCCAAAGATCATTACAGCTTGAAATCAAAAAATTATTATTCTAATGTTAGCTACCGCGATATCTGGGGTGATGATTGGAATGTTTTCGTTGGTTCTTCTTATAGTCTTGATCAAGACAGAATGATAATTGCAGGAAATTCAATTTCCTCCGACCAAATGCTGATTCAATCAAAAATAACAGCTAACAAAAAAATTACAGAGAACACTTACATAACTGCCGGTGTGGAAATTCAGAAAACCGATTATGATGATAGCTACAATCAGTATTCATCTCACATGACTGAAATTTTTACCGCGGGATTTGCTGAGACTGATCTTTACTTCACAAATGATCTTGCCGCTAAAATTGGAATCCGCGCAGAGCATTCAAAAATTTTGAACAAGTTCAACATAGCGCCGAGAATTTCTTTTGCATACCGGCTGGGAGCGTTCGATCAAATAAATTTTGCGTTCGGAAGATTTTATCAAACACCCGAAAAAGATATGCTCGTTCAGTACAAAGATTTTAATTACGAGAACGCAGATCATTTCATTGCAAATTATCAATATATCGGTGACGGTCATACATTCCGCATAGAACTTTATTATAAAAATTATCACAATCTGGTGAAAGGTTCTGTTTTTACTTTTCCATACTTTAATGTTCCTCTTGTTCCATTCAGTAATGACGGAAAAGGTTACGCCAAAGGAGTCGATCTTTTCTGGCGCGACAGTAAAACTTTTACGTATTGCGATTACTGGTTATCATATTCTTATCTAGATACAAAAAGGGATTTCAGAAATTATCCGATTATGGCGTACCCGACTTTTGCCTCACCCCATACTTTCTCGGTTGTTTTTAAGAGATGGTTTGAATCGATCGCCGCTTATCTTGCCGTCACCTATACTCACGCATCTGGACGCCCATATTTTAATCCGAACAATTCTCAGTTTCTAGGCGACCGGGCGGGGAGTTACAATAATCTAAGCGCGAACATTAGTTTTATTACGAACTGGTTTAAAAATTATTCTGTAATCTTTTTCTCGATAGACAATCTTCCGGGATTTGCAAATGTTTACGGATACAGATATTCTTCAGATGGAAAGATCAGCAACGCCGTGATTCCGCCAACACTGCGGACATTCTTTCTCGGTGTTTTCATTTCAATGGGTATTTTGAATCAAAATCAATAG
- a CDS encoding ATP cone domain-containing protein, with amino-acid sequence MSKFKFVIKRSGAVVPFNPDRIANVIYRAAVSVGGRDKEKAAELAKQVVVLMEETFEEGYKPHVEEIQDIIEKVLIENGHAKVAKEFILYREEAAQRRRENSRHFSKPNELIPWKKVWRSLDWAVSHRLNTVEGTNARIKNGEFPQIVHEAESFYETQLDTAAELIKERAAELRMVMVSGPSSSGKTTTTMKLEQRLNKMGMKFVALVVDNYFFDLEMHPKDEFGDYDFETPQALDLDLINDHLKRLAAGEEVLIPYYDFKIGKRFDNRTPLKLHENEVLLIDSLHGLFPEFSREIPAAQKFKLYLEPLLQMKMPDGQYIRWTDLRLIRRMLRDSVHRAYNPEQTLLHWHYVRSSEKRNILPYNGTADYIVNTSMSFEVSIYRPKLLEYFREWEKKYNGDPLREDAYIRASRVRKMLEAIEPMEDDSAIPGDSVLREFIGGSTLNVH; translated from the coding sequence GTGAGCAAATTTAAATTTGTAATTAAACGGAGCGGTGCTGTTGTTCCTTTCAATCCGGATCGAATAGCAAATGTAATTTATAGAGCCGCGGTTTCTGTTGGCGGACGTGATAAAGAAAAAGCCGCAGAGCTGGCAAAACAAGTAGTCGTCTTGATGGAAGAAACTTTTGAAGAAGGTTACAAACCGCACGTTGAAGAGATTCAAGATATAATTGAAAAAGTCTTGATTGAAAACGGTCACGCCAAAGTTGCAAAGGAATTTATTCTTTATAGAGAAGAAGCAGCTCAAAGAAGAAGAGAAAATTCGCGCCACTTTTCAAAACCAAATGAATTGATCCCATGGAAAAAAGTTTGGCGTTCTCTCGACTGGGCTGTATCGCATAGACTAAATACAGTTGAAGGAACAAACGCCAGAATTAAAAATGGAGAGTTTCCTCAAATTGTGCATGAAGCGGAATCCTTTTATGAAACGCAACTTGATACTGCCGCAGAACTAATTAAAGAGAGAGCCGCGGAACTTAGAATGGTTATGGTGAGCGGTCCCTCATCTTCCGGCAAGACTACAACAACTATGAAGCTCGAACAAAGACTAAATAAAATGGGAATGAAGTTCGTTGCGCTCGTTGTTGATAATTATTTCTTTGATCTCGAAATGCATCCGAAAGATGAATTTGGAGATTACGATTTTGAAACTCCTCAGGCCCTGGATCTTGATCTTATAAATGATCACCTAAAGCGGCTTGCTGCGGGTGAAGAAGTTTTAATTCCTTATTATGATTTTAAAATCGGCAAACGTTTTGATAACCGCACTCCGTTGAAACTTCATGAAAATGAAGTCCTATTAATAGATAGTCTGCATGGGCTCTTTCCGGAATTCAGCCGAGAGATTCCCGCAGCTCAAAAATTCAAATTGTATCTCGAACCGCTACTGCAGATGAAAATGCCTGACGGTCAATATATTCGTTGGACAGACCTGCGTTTGATACGGCGTATGCTTCGTGATTCTGTGCACCGCGCATACAATCCGGAACAGACGCTTCTGCATTGGCATTACGTACGTTCATCCGAAAAAAGAAATATTCTTCCTTACAACGGAACAGCTGATTATATTGTAAATACATCAATGTCGTTCGAAGTTTCGATCTATAGACCGAAGTTGTTAGAGTATTTCAGAGAGTGGGAAAAGAAATATAATGGTGATCCATTACGCGAAGATGCATATATCCGCGCATCGCGTGTAAGGAAAATGCTCGAGGCGATTGAACCGATGGAAGACGATTCAGCGATACCGGGAGATTCGGTTCTGCGCGAATTCATCGGCGGAAGTACATTGAATGTTCATTAA
- a CDS encoding D-cysteine desulfhydrase family protein has translation MKNFDLPRKQIGFFPTPVTELKQLSKKLHGPRIFIKRDDLTGLAFGGNKTRKLEFLIGDALSKGCDTIITGGAEQSNHCRQTAAACALSGLECHLVLGGSEPELPKGNFLLDKLFGAHIHWSGEFRKGEKIPKISEKLIQLGKNPYIIPYGGSNEIGVAGFVEAVNELKIQLEQINQKISHVIFASSSGGTHAGLVLGKYIYKQNFNLIGVEIDKEESGNLVYSEHLLNLTNSSAKFLGVDHTFTKNDFILRNEYLGEGYGIVGELDRRAIKLLAETEGILVDPVYTGRAFGALVDTVEHNEFKDTDTILFWHTGGTPAIFSYAEKILY, from the coding sequence ATGAAAAATTTCGACTTACCTAGAAAACAAATTGGATTTTTCCCAACACCAGTTACTGAGCTGAAACAGTTATCTAAAAAACTGCATGGACCGAGAATTTTTATAAAGCGGGACGACTTAACCGGATTAGCTTTCGGCGGCAACAAAACACGCAAACTTGAATTTTTGATAGGGGACGCTCTTTCAAAAGGGTGTGACACAATTATAACCGGCGGTGCAGAACAGTCTAATCATTGCAGACAAACTGCAGCAGCGTGTGCGCTAAGCGGATTGGAATGTCATCTTGTTCTCGGAGGTTCAGAGCCCGAACTGCCGAAAGGAAATTTTTTACTGGATAAATTATTCGGCGCACATATTCATTGGTCGGGAGAGTTCCGCAAAGGAGAAAAAATTCCGAAAATTTCAGAAAAATTAATTCAACTCGGGAAGAATCCTTATATAATTCCTTACGGCGGATCAAATGAAATTGGTGTTGCCGGTTTTGTTGAAGCTGTTAATGAACTCAAAATTCAGCTGGAACAGATAAATCAAAAAATATCACATGTTATTTTCGCCTCAAGTTCGGGAGGAACACACGCGGGACTTGTCTTAGGGAAATATATTTATAAACAAAATTTTAACTTGATCGGCGTTGAAATTGATAAAGAAGAATCTGGCAATCTTGTTTATTCGGAACATCTCTTGAATCTTACAAATTCCTCGGCAAAGTTTTTGGGAGTTGATCATACATTTACAAAAAATGATTTCATACTCAGAAATGAATATCTCGGTGAAGGTTACGGTATTGTTGGTGAATTGGACAGAAGAGCAATAAAACTCTTGGCCGAAACAGAAGGAATTCTTGTTGACCCGGTTTATACAGGCAGAGCTTTCGGCGCTTTGGTTGATACGGTTGAACATAATGAGTTTAAAGATACCGACACAATACTATTCTGGCATACGGGAGGAACTCCCGCAATATTTTCTTATGCCGAAAAGATATTGTATTAG
- a CDS encoding SagB/ThcOx family dehydrogenase, with translation MKKIFLALLLIASVINAQELITLLLPPPQKEIGKPLMQALSMRQSARIFDTRQLPLQELSNLLWAAYGINRPGTGKRTAPSARNWQEMDVYVALAEGVYLYEAKENMLSPVAQGDLRELFGTQDFVKGAPVNLLYISDYAKIKSSDSDEIKLIFTSADAGFIAQNVYLYCASQGLVCVVRGLIDRPKLAEVLKLRADQKIILSQTVGYPR, from the coding sequence ATGAAAAAAATATTTTTAGCACTATTATTAATTGCTTCCGTTATTAATGCGCAGGAATTAATAACACTTCTGTTGCCGCCACCTCAAAAAGAAATCGGTAAACCGCTGATGCAAGCTCTTTCAATGCGTCAATCAGCTCGCATCTTTGATACCAGGCAGCTGCCTCTTCAAGAACTTTCAAATTTGTTATGGGCAGCATACGGAATTAACCGCCCGGGAACCGGCAAACGCACAGCGCCGTCAGCTCGTAACTGGCAGGAGATGGATGTTTATGTGGCGTTAGCTGAAGGTGTCTATTTGTACGAGGCAAAGGAAAATATGTTAAGTCCAGTTGCACAAGGGGACCTTCGTGAGCTTTTCGGTACGCAGGATTTTGTAAAAGGAGCGCCGGTTAATCTTCTTTACATTTCGGATTACGCAAAAATCAAATCGAGTGATAGCGATGAGATTAAATTAATTTTTACTTCCGCGGACGCCGGGTTTATAGCTCAAAATGTTTATCTCTATTGTGCTTCGCAAGGATTAGTATGTGTTGTTAGAGGTCTTATTGACAGACCAAAATTAGCCGAAGTATTAAAACTAAGAGCAGATCAAAAAATAATTCTTTCTCAAACAGTTGGTTATCCTAGATGA
- a CDS encoding DUF2891 domain-containing protein, whose protein sequence is MKKYFHLFLLFALFLTVSDISPQQNSKGTSMKSTFNEKIASGFARLALKCVQKEYPNKLDHVMNDPKEVLAPSVMHPAFYGCFDWHSSVHGHWMLVRLLKTFPDLENSQEIRKALNQNLTAENIKTEVAYLNQENRKSFERTYGWAWLLKLQEELMNWNDADGKKWNQNLQPLTDALVQSYINFLPKQNYPIRTGVHPNTAFGIAFALDYARKAHYEIFENLLIERALTYYKNDKDYDPKWEPGGEDFFSPGLMEADLMRRILKPTDFQNWFKKFMPKIGRTKNLLGPAVVTDRTDPKLVHLDGLNLSRAWCMYGIAKNLSEKSVLKKILYSSAQKHAEAGLSNITSGNYEGEHWLASFAVYLLSEIDNHD, encoded by the coding sequence GTGAAAAAGTATTTTCATTTATTTTTACTTTTTGCATTATTCCTAACAGTCTCAGATATTTCTCCGCAGCAAAATTCTAAAGGCACCTCTATGAAAAGTACATTCAACGAAAAAATTGCTTCTGGATTTGCTCGACTTGCATTGAAGTGTGTGCAGAAAGAATATCCGAACAAACTTGATCATGTGATGAATGATCCAAAAGAAGTGCTGGCGCCTTCTGTTATGCATCCAGCATTTTACGGCTGTTTTGATTGGCATTCGTCCGTGCATGGTCACTGGATGCTGGTTCGTCTTCTGAAAACATTTCCGGATCTAGAGAACTCTCAAGAAATTAGAAAAGCTCTTAACCAAAATTTAACCGCCGAAAATATTAAAACGGAAGTCGCATATTTGAATCAAGAAAATCGAAAATCTTTTGAACGGACATACGGGTGGGCGTGGCTTTTAAAACTTCAGGAAGAGTTAATGAACTGGAACGATGCTGACGGAAAAAAATGGAACCAGAATTTGCAGCCGCTGACAGATGCTCTAGTGCAGAGCTACATAAATTTTCTTCCTAAACAAAATTATCCAATTAGAACCGGAGTTCATCCCAACACAGCATTTGGAATTGCTTTCGCATTGGATTACGCCCGCAAAGCGCACTACGAAATATTTGAAAATCTTCTTATAGAAAGAGCACTTACTTATTATAAGAATGATAAGGACTATGATCCTAAATGGGAACCGGGAGGAGAAGATTTCTTTTCACCGGGTCTGATGGAAGCCGATCTAATGAGAAGAATTCTTAAGCCAACAGATTTTCAAAATTGGTTTAAGAAGTTTATGCCCAAGATCGGCAGAACAAAAAATCTTCTTGGGCCCGCAGTTGTAACCGATAGAACCGATCCAAAGCTTGTTCATCTTGATGGATTGAATTTAAGTCGGGCGTGGTGCATGTATGGCATCGCTAAAAATTTATCCGAGAAGAGTGTTCTAAAAAAAATTCTTTATTCATCGGCACAAAAACATGCAGAAGCGGGGTTGTCGAATATTACAAGTGGAAATTATGAAGGTGAACATTGGCTTGCGTCATTTGCGGTTTATCTGTTGTCGGAGATTGATAACCATGATTAG
- a CDS encoding YciI family protein, which translates to MQFIVIAYDGTDDKALERRMAVRESHLTNAQKMFDAGKWLYASAILDDEEKMIGSMIICDYPSREELNEQWLKNEAYITGNVWQKINIHRARVAKH; encoded by the coding sequence ATGCAATTTATAGTAATAGCTTATGACGGCACAGACGATAAAGCCCTGGAAAGAAGAATGGCGGTGCGAGAAAGCCACTTAACAAATGCTCAAAAAATGTTTGATGCCGGCAAGTGGCTTTACGCGTCAGCAATTCTAGATGATGAAGAAAAAATGATCGGCTCTATGATTATTTGTGACTATCCCTCGCGCGAGGAGCTGAATGAGCAATGGTTAAAAAATGAAGCGTACATTACCGGCAATGTCTGGCAAAAAATTAATATTCACCGAGCAAGAGTAGCGAAACACTAA
- a CDS encoding aldo/keto reductase, protein MVKRKIGNSDLNASILGLGCMGMSEWYGPTNDEESIATIHTALNNGLNFFDTADVYGNGHNEILVGKALKERRNEAVIATKFGFLPNEAGISGRPEYAKSACDASLKRLGINSIDLYYLHRVDPNVPVEESVGAMSDLVKEGKVKYLGLSEASAESLKRAYKIHPITALQTEYSIWVRDIEDKILQTCREFNIAVVPYSPLGRGFLTGKVKDTNQFDENDFRKRVPWFEEDNFKANLKIVEELEQIAGKKGCKASQLALAWLHAQGEDIFPIPGTKREKYLMENINSTEIKLTAEELSRINTLAKKIKGERKSQSGMKLVNG, encoded by the coding sequence ATGGTTAAGAGAAAAATTGGAAATAGCGATCTCAATGCATCAATACTTGGATTAGGATGCATGGGAATGTCCGAATGGTACGGACCGACAAACGATGAGGAATCAATTGCAACCATACATACAGCGCTTAACAACGGATTAAATTTTTTTGATACCGCCGATGTTTACGGCAACGGGCATAATGAAATATTAGTCGGCAAAGCGCTGAAGGAAAGAAGGAATGAAGCTGTCATTGCTACAAAATTCGGATTTCTTCCCAACGAAGCCGGAATAAGCGGCAGACCGGAATATGCGAAGAGCGCTTGCGATGCAAGTTTAAAAAGACTCGGAATTAATTCAATTGATCTATACTATCTGCATCGGGTAGACCCGAATGTTCCGGTTGAAGAATCTGTCGGCGCAATGTCGGATCTTGTTAAAGAAGGAAAAGTAAAATATTTAGGACTTTCAGAAGCGTCTGCCGAATCTCTAAAGCGCGCTTACAAAATTCATCCGATCACCGCACTGCAGACTGAATACTCAATCTGGGTAAGAGATATTGAAGATAAAATTTTGCAAACGTGCAGAGAATTTAATATTGCAGTTGTTCCTTATAGTCCGCTCGGCAGAGGATTTTTAACCGGAAAAGTGAAAGACACAAATCAGTTCGACGAAAACGATTTCAGAAAAAGAGTTCCTTGGTTTGAAGAGGATAATTTCAAAGCAAATTTGAAAATAGTAGAAGAACTTGAACAAATTGCCGGAAAGAAAGGATGCAAAGCAAGTCAGCTGGCTTTGGCGTGGCTGCACGCACAGGGCGAAGATATCTTTCCGATTCCCGGTACAAAAAGAGAAAAATATTTAATGGAAAATATTAATTCTACTGAAATCAAATTAACGGCAGAAGAGCTAAGCAGAATCAACACTCTTGCAAAGAAAATTAAAGGTGAAAGAAAAAGTCAATCCGGCATGAAGCTGGTTAACGGATAA
- a CDS encoding cupin domain-containing protein has product MSVKKIDEVPKEEVTAGTKTTKQVLISSNEAPNFAMRKFTIQPGGGMPMHTNTVEHEQLVLNGNADVVIGEHKFVAKKDDVVFIPAGVPHSYKTLGDEAFEFLCVVPNKEDVIEVIKQ; this is encoded by the coding sequence ATGTCGGTTAAAAAAATAGACGAAGTTCCGAAAGAAGAAGTTACTGCCGGAACTAAAACAACAAAGCAGGTTCTTATTAGTTCTAATGAAGCTCCTAATTTCGCGATGCGCAAATTCACTATTCAGCCTGGCGGAGGAATGCCGATGCATACAAACACGGTTGAACATGAGCAGCTTGTTCTAAACGGAAATGCCGATGTTGTAATTGGCGAACACAAATTTGTAGCTAAAAAAGATGACGTCGTTTTTATTCCGGCAGGTGTTCCTCATTCATATAAAACTTTGGGAGATGAAGCATTTGAATTTTTGTGCGTAGTTCCGAATAAAGAAGATGTGATAGAAGTAATAAAGCAATGA
- a CDS encoding M14 family metallopeptidase — MKFTKLFLVLTLFVSSLMIASTKGKILTTAEKTNFESTSRYAEVIDFFKRLKKISPNIKIESIAKSIEGREIPLIIMGKPLPKSYKDIKKDKRIVIYVQANIHAGEVEGKEAIQMIARDILLKETPDYLKNVLLLICPIFNADGNEQISKLNRTNQNGPVNGVGVRHNGQMLDLNRDAMKVETPEVYGMITNILRKWDPALMLDLHTTNGSYHTEPLTYTWMNNGNTDRTLVNYMRDKMAPWLKKTITEKYSTPNVFYGEFRDMRDPSKGWDSYAFEPRYIVNYVGLRNRLSLLNENYVYADFKTRVLGCYSFLRGVLDYASANKDEIKKRLKDADERTIAHGMNPTEKDSFAVEFVEKPTPTPEVINAYEMESYKDANGRERLKPTDKVKQVTVPYFADYFPKRSVQYPYAYIITIPDAQVVKLLKTHGIKIEKLEKPVTLDVQTIKIKELKPAARLNQGHYNNSIKVDYIKEKKEFAAGSLVIRTAQPLANVAAYLLEPETDDGLLLWNYWDKYLVPQWGGSFLLYPVTKVLTAQEIPSKELK; from the coding sequence ATGAAATTTACCAAACTGTTTCTCGTTCTTACTCTTTTTGTTTCGTCATTAATGATTGCATCAACAAAGGGAAAAATTCTTACAACCGCGGAAAAAACAAATTTTGAATCGACTTCTCGATACGCAGAAGTAATAGATTTCTTCAAACGATTAAAAAAGATTTCGCCGAATATCAAAATAGAATCGATTGCGAAATCCATTGAAGGAAGAGAGATTCCCCTTATCATAATGGGAAAACCTCTGCCAAAATCTTATAAAGATATTAAGAAAGATAAAAGAATTGTAATCTACGTTCAGGCGAATATTCACGCCGGAGAAGTTGAAGGAAAAGAAGCAATTCAGATGATTGCGAGAGATATCTTACTAAAAGAAACTCCAGACTATTTGAAAAATGTTCTTCTGTTAATCTGCCCCATCTTCAACGCCGATGGAAACGAGCAGATAAGCAAACTCAATAGAACAAATCAAAACGGTCCAGTTAACGGTGTCGGCGTCCGCCACAACGGACAAATGCTTGATCTAAACCGAGACGCGATGAAAGTTGAAACGCCGGAAGTTTACGGAATGATCACAAACATTTTGAGGAAATGGGATCCGGCGCTGATGCTCGATCTTCATACAACGAACGGTTCGTATCATACGGAACCATTAACTTATACTTGGATGAATAATGGAAATACAGACAGAACTTTGGTGAATTACATGCGGGATAAAATGGCGCCGTGGCTGAAAAAAACAATTACGGAAAAGTATTCCACACCAAATGTTTTTTACGGTGAGTTTAGAGATATGCGCGATCCGAGCAAAGGATGGGATTCATACGCTTTTGAACCGAGATACATTGTTAATTACGTCGGCTTGAGAAACCGTCTCTCTTTATTAAATGAAAATTATGTCTATGCCGATTTTAAAACACGTGTACTTGGCTGTTACAGTTTTCTTAGAGGGGTTTTGGATTACGCATCTGCAAACAAAGACGAGATTAAAAAGAGGCTGAAGGATGCCGACGAAAGGACAATCGCTCATGGAATGAACCCGACCGAGAAGGATTCTTTTGCGGTTGAGTTTGTAGAAAAACCAACTCCAACTCCCGAAGTTATTAACGCATATGAAATGGAATCTTATAAAGACGCGAACGGAAGAGAAAGACTTAAGCCGACCGATAAGGTTAAGCAAGTTACAGTTCCTTATTTCGCGGATTATTTTCCAAAGCGAAGTGTTCAATATCCATACGCATACATTATTACTATTCCCGACGCTCAAGTTGTAAAACTCTTGAAGACGCACGGAATAAAAATCGAGAAGCTAGAAAAACCGGTTACACTAGATGTTCAGACAATAAAAATTAAAGAGTTAAAACCAGCTGCAAGGTTGAATCAAGGCCATTATAATAATTCTATCAAAGTTGATTATATAAAAGAGAAAAAAGAATTTGCCGCGGGAAGTTTAGTTATACGAACGGCTCAACCGCTTGCAAATGTTGCCGCATATCTGCTTGAACCGGAAACCGACGATGGTCTTCTTCTCTGGAATTACTGGGATAAATATTTAGTGCCGCAATGGGGCGGATCTTTTTTACTGTATCCGGTTACCAAAGTTTTAACGGCGCAGGAAATTCCATCGAAGGAATTGAAATAG
- a CDS encoding DUF962 domain-containing protein, giving the protein MFFGKTWDEWISQYAGSHQNPLNRFCHTIGIPLIAISIPFFVISIFVQDLWKIPAAMFIVGWIFQFVGHAFEGKPPEFLKDWRFLFVGLRWWFAKIKGRA; this is encoded by the coding sequence ATGTTCTTTGGTAAAACTTGGGATGAATGGATCTCGCAATACGCGGGAAGTCATCAAAATCCATTAAATAGATTTTGTCATACAATCGGTATTCCTCTTATTGCAATATCAATTCCGTTTTTTGTTATAAGTATTTTTGTTCAGGATCTCTGGAAGATTCCAGCCGCTATGTTTATTGTTGGGTGGATCTTCCAGTTTGTCGGACATGCATTTGAAGGAAAGCCGCCGGAATTTTTAAAAGACTGGCGTTTTCTTTTTGTTGGTCTCCGGTGGTGGTTTGCAAAAATTAAAGGGCGGGCTTAA
- a CDS encoding SDR family NAD(P)-dependent oxidoreductase produces the protein MEIFSAETNMNFENKVVLITGASSGIGKAIALQLLREKCRLILLARRIELLEELVNQSQITNNQPLIIKCDVSKKNEVASAYKVIKEKFGSVDVAILNSGVGRTVTVDNYDSRFAEETFGANFFGIVYWVEQLLPDFVKIKKGMIVGVSSLADNRGYSGSGFYCASKAAVSIYFEGLRVELKRYGIKVITVKPGFVKTPMTAQNKFKMPFLMEPEEAAQIIIDGIKREKRIIQFPWQMALLTRIVGLIPGSLYEWLASKTKV, from the coding sequence ATGGAAATATTTTCAGCCGAGACAAATATGAATTTCGAAAACAAAGTTGTTTTAATTACCGGCGCTTCCTCGGGTATTGGAAAAGCAATTGCTCTTCAACTTTTAAGAGAAAAGTGCAGACTGATTCTGCTTGCCAGGAGAATCGAGTTACTGGAAGAATTGGTAAACCAATCACAAATCACTAATAACCAGCCGCTAATTATTAAATGTGATGTAAGCAAAAAAAATGAAGTTGCTTCAGCTTATAAAGTCATCAAAGAAAAATTCGGCAGTGTAGATGTTGCAATTTTGAATTCCGGTGTTGGTCGTACCGTTACAGTTGATAATTATGATTCCCGATTTGCTGAAGAGACTTTCGGAGCCAATTTTTTCGGAATTGTTTATTGGGTTGAACAACTTCTTCCCGATTTTGTGAAAATCAAAAAAGGAATGATCGTCGGTGTTTCGTCTCTTGCAGATAACCGCGGTTATTCCGGAAGCGGATTTTATTGTGCAAGCAAAGCCGCAGTTTCAATTTATTTCGAAGGTCTTAGGGTTGAATTAAAACGGTACGGTATAAAAGTGATTACGGTTAAACCGGGATTTGTAAAAACCCCGATGACCGCGCAGAATAAATTCAAGATGCCGTTTCTAATGGAGCCCGAAGAAGCGGCGCAGATTATTATAGATGGAATCAAAAGAGAAAAAAGAATAATTCAATTTCCGTGGCAGATGGCTCTGCTTACACGGATTGTCGGATTGATTCCCGGTTCTCTTTATGAATGGCTCGCTTCAAAAACAAAAGTGTAA